DNA sequence from the Pseudomonadota bacterium genome:
GCAAAATATGAAACGTAAAAAATCATCCAGCGCCGTACTTGCCGTTCTTTTCCTCTTCATGCTGACCTTTGCCCCATCTTCAGGGTTGGCCCGGGAGGATGAAGACCCGTTTGCCACCGGGATATCCTATTTCAAAGCCGGGAAATTTCAGGAAGCCCTTCAATTCTTTAACGAGGCCGCCGAACAAGGCCAGGCGTCAGGCGCTCTGTATCACAATATCGGCGTCTGTTACTACAAGTCGGCGGACTACAAACTAGCGGACCAGGCGTTTGCAAAAGCGGCCGAATATGAGACCATGACCTCTCTGGCCAATTACAATCGGGGACTGACCGCCCTCAAGTCCGGGAACGAAGCCGAGGCATATCTCTTCTTCAAAATGGTTGCCGTCCAGTCAACCGAACCGAAACTCGCCCAGCTGGCCGAGATCGCCATTTCCCGATCAGGGCTAGGGGAAAAAGCAACTCCCCCGTCGCCCTGGGCAACCTACTTCTCCTTCGGGGGCGGCTATGACGACAACGTAAAAATCACATCCGAATCCGACACCAGCGGAGCAAGCGGCGAGGGAGATTCCTTTTCGGAGTTGATTGTCTATTCAAGAGGCCCTCTCTCTCCCGCATCAAAAATTCAGGCGCAATTCAATGCGTATTATCAGAAGTACAGCGATCTGGATGACTTTGATGTGCTGTCACCAGGTCTGGGATTTTTTTATGTTACCGATTCCAGCGGCTGGAAACTTGATACCGGCCTGCAATACACCTACACTTTTCTCGGCAATGAGCGTCGAGAGCAGGTCGGCACGGCCTCATTCAAACTGGCAAAAAACCCGGGCAGTCAAACAACTGTCAATTTTCATTATTACTTCAGCTACATCGATCTGTTTGACCCGGACTTCCAATATCTTGACGGCACGAGAAACAGATTGGAGACAAAATGGATTTGGCATCCCGACAACTGGAGATTTTCCCTGGGGTATTCCCTGGAATTAAATGATGCGGCAGATTCCGAATTCTCTCCCACCCGGAATCTGCTTTCCTTTGGAGTCAAATATACCTTCACAAAAAAACTCGGCGGCAGTGCCGCCCTCTCATACCGGAACAGTGTCTATGACTACCAGGGAATGCTTGACCGAGAAGAGGATCTTTACAAAGTATCAGCCGAAC
Encoded proteins:
- a CDS encoding DUF560 domain-containing protein, whose amino-acid sequence is MKRKKSSSAVLAVLFLFMLTFAPSSGLAREDEDPFATGISYFKAGKFQEALQFFNEAAEQGQASGALYHNIGVCYYKSADYKLADQAFAKAAEYETMTSLANYNRGLTALKSGNEAEAYLFFKMVAVQSTEPKLAQLAEIAISRSGLGEKATPPSPWATYFSFGGGYDDNVKITSESDTSGASGEGDSFSELIVYSRGPLSPASKIQAQFNAYYQKYSDLDDFDVLSPGLGFFYVTDSSGWKLDTGLQYTYTFLGNERREQVGTASFKLAKNPGSQTTVNFHYYFSYIDLFDPDFQYLDGTRNRLETKWIWHPDNWRFSLGYSLELNDAADSEFSPTRNLLSFGVKYTFTKKLGGSAALSYRNSVYDYQGMLDREEDLYKVSAELSYRFPQFWYLNLAYTYYDNDSNYDVYDYQRGIMTATVSRSF